From Triticum aestivum cultivar Chinese Spring chromosome 4A, IWGSC CS RefSeq v2.1, whole genome shotgun sequence, a single genomic window includes:
- the LOC123082099 gene encoding BTB/POZ domain-containing protein At3g56230 yields MDCCICGPMAAIYRPPRNTICSPCYEGSKAIIAFLNDGDHAAGDGQDERGLVTPRGLIKHRDSSTKGMREAWEQMKEMRDREEAANQRAGFLEQGFGAAWVEGAHTDIVVKPGNGPPIPAHKAILAARSEVFQHMLCSDECKAAPAGGCVSLPELAHDELSLFLAFLYTGTLDAAAAATATSASERRLHALLVAADKYDVPFLGRACEARLVAAMDPGNALRTLEVADRVSSGGALKERAMGTVVEHAEQVVFSDEYHDFAVRNAGLCVEITRALLAKAAGAKKA; encoded by the exons ATGGACTGCTGCATCTGCGGCCCCATGGCCGCCATCTACAGGCCTCCGAGGAACACCATATGCTCCCCGTGCTACGAAGGCTCCAAGGCCATCATCGCCTTCCTCAACGACGGCGATCACGCCGCCGGTGACGGCCAGGACGAGCGTGGCTTGGTGACCCCCCGCGGATTGATCAAGCACAGAGACAGCTCCACCAAG GGGATGAGAGAAGCATGGGAGCAGATGAAGGAGATGAGAGACAGGGAGGAGGCGGCGAACCAGCGGGCTGGGTTCCTCGAGCAGGGCTTCGGGGCGGCCTGGGTGGAGGGAGCCCACACCGACATAGTCGTCAAACCAGGAAATGGGCCGCCGATCCCGGCCCACAAGGCCATCCTG GCGGCGAGGTCGGAGGTGTTCCAGCACATGCTGTGCTCCGACGAGTGCAAGGCGGCCCCCGCCGGCGGCTGCGTCTCCCTCCCGGAGCTAGCCCACGACGAGCTCTCCCTCTTCCTGGCCTTCTTATACACCGGGACCCTCGAcgcggctgcggcggcgacggcgacatcggCGTCGGAGCGACGGCTGCACGCGCTCCTGGTTGCGGCAGACAAGTACGACGTGCCGTTCCTGGGGCGGGCGTGTGAGGCGCGGCTGGTTGCGGCGATGGATCCTGGGAATGCGTTGCGGACGCTGGAGGTGGCCGATCGTGTCAGCTCGGGCGGCGCGCTGAAGGAGCGCGCCATGGGCACGGTGGTGGAGCACGCGGAGCAGGTGGTGTTCTCCGACGAGTACCACGACTTCGCCGTCAGGAACGCCGGCTTGTGCGTCGAGATCACCAGGGCGCTGCTCGCCAAGGCCGCCGGCGCCAAGAAGGCGTGA